DNA sequence from the Centroberyx gerrardi isolate f3 chromosome 2, fCenGer3.hap1.cur.20231027, whole genome shotgun sequence genome:
GGTTTTGTTGATCGGAGGGAGTGGGAGTATACATTTACTAATATTTTTGGATGGACCATCTGTCAACACTGAGATCTGAAAGAAGTTGCAGTACCATTGCTTACTCTTATGCCATGCAATGATAATTACAAGTTGGCAGAAGCtagtgatttgatttgtttaggcCCACATTCTAAGGAAGTAAAAGGCTGACTGTCGAGGTCGTCCTCTGGTTTGTAATTAGATGGAGACCGATCCACACTGCCCCCCATAAAGAATATATTTAAGGGTGAATCTGTCGTAAATGGAAAAAcatttgcttttgtgttttgtttttttcctgtcctgTTCACAGATTATATTTGTAACaacattacttttttatttttttttatttccaaagtgacagtgacagatTTTATGCACAGAGACACCTTAGCTTGGCACAGCTGGCAATTTGCTTCACTGAGCTCAAAGTATCATTTTTGCTCCCGCCAgaaaagtattttattttaccaaAGCACGTCATTTAACTATCAATATTGGGACAACTTCATTTGCCAATCTCAGTACGAGTACCTGGGAGGGAGCTGGATCAGTGCAGAATCCAACAGCACAAGTACTATCAGTGCACCTCTGAACTAGTCTGAAATATAATACCATGTAATAGGATATTAACCACAGCCAACACCCCATTCAACTACAGAGGCACATTTTCATTGTTAACAAAGATAGGCTAGTCCAAAAGTAGGCTGCAGAATGGTGGTCTATAGAAATTATTCAAAAGTCTTACATCCAATGTTAATTTATCTTAGCCTACAGGCTATGCACCAGTAGTGACTAGTAATTCTAGTTGATTTAAGTTATAGCCTATAtaacatctttggtgataacAGATTGGTGGTGATCTGTGGTGATcaatatttgtttatatttgctTTCTGGTCCTACCAAACGCCTGAGTCAGTTATGTGCTAGTGTGCCTCATCTGAGACCCACTGTgtcactagtagtagtagtagtagatgtgTAATTCTCCTCAGTAGTAGCAACATAATGGCCAGTTTCAACATTAAGGGCATTTATCAATAGACTGGATCTGATGTAAGTGTGGGTGAGCATCTATGTAGAAACCTACTGTAGCTTGGTTGTtaggggaaagtgtgtgtgtgtgtgtgtgtgtgtgtgtgtgtgtgtgtgggtggtgttaTGTCATGGGGGTTATCAACTGGACTCCTCCCATCatagatgttttgttgaattaggcccTCGACTCCTCCAGCAGACTCAACAGTTATTTTTGTCGTCCCATAACCACCCTCTTCTACACTCGGTCAATAATGATCAGATATACACTCAcagagcactttattaggaacacctgtacacctgcttattcatgcaattatccaatcagccaatcatgtggcagcagtgcaatgcataagatcatgcagatacaggtcagcagcttcagttcatgttcacatcaaacatcagaatggggaaaaaatgtgatctcagtgactttgaccgcggcatggctgttggtgccagacgggctggtttgagtatttctgaaactgctcatctcctgggattttcacacacaacagtctctagagtttacacagaatggtgcgaaaaacaaaaaacatccagtgagcggcagttctgcggacggaaacgccttgttgtTGAGAGGTCAGAGGGGAATGGCCAGACtagttggagctgacagaaaggcttcagtaactcagataaccacTCTTTaaaactgtggtgagcagaaaagcatctcagaatgcaacacgtccaacctcGAGgtggatgtcactttggtagccagttgacactgagctgaaagctgatacctacccagtattagtatggtgttcctaataaagtgcccAGTGAGTGTATACTCACTACTCTGTACCAACACTACCTCACTTAGTTCACAATATTACATCCACTAATTTCTATCCTCTCGCTATTAGTCTCTAATGACCCTTCTGGCTTGAAACAGACCACTTAGCAGAAATCTGACTTCACCAACTATTATAAGCTAAAGGGACGGTTGATCAGTACGCTTAATTATGACAAACAACTATACCAAGACCTGAGAATGGTATATATGACTATCAACTTCTGCTAAGCTATCCCATCACATGTAATGTAATTCCTCTCTTAGTCATGAGTTAGACTTCCATGCTTTGGACCCCAACTGGTGACCTTTCTTTGAAGTCAGAGCCACTGGCTGCTCTTTGTGATTGAATCAGAAGCTGCCTTTGTGGCCTGCCCCTCCATGACCACAAATATCTAACTCCCTAAGTTAGGTATTTAAAATAGTAGACACGCTACATATATATAGTGGACACACCGCATATATTTAGTTATATATAGATACATACTGTAGATCCAAGACGTCATTTGCTGAAACATTGGTGTATTTTATGATTGAAGAGGATTaacgtgtgtgtattttatttgataACTCGCTCTTAAATTGGTTATTTGATAACCATTTTCAGAGTGAGTTGATTCTTCTGTTGCAGACTGCAGGCGCAGCAGATTTATGTACATGACCCTCATTGATGTGAtagacacacatttcacattagTACTTAAAAATAAGGCCAGTCAAATAAAATTATATGATTCCTTTGTATTAACCACTATAATTGTGTCATTCTCGCTCCCTCTCTACCCACAGATGAGATTGTAACAGTGTCCTGCACCAGTACTACAGACACCAAGTGCCAGTGCAGACCAGGCACTTTCTGTGTGCCGGATCAGGCCTGCGAGGTCTGCAAGCGCTGTGCCAAGTGAGTGCCATTTACTGTGCAAAGTCTTTGCAATTATGAGAGTTTATTCCAGTGGTTCTTAATCCTGGTCGATTGCAGTCTATTACATTCACTTTGCATCCCAGGTCCTgagattgagaaccactggtttattCTGTTTTAGTATTCaattgcatttgttttatttttcttgttgtGTTTTAGCATCACCATTCATACCATTTTGAATATAGTTTCATCATGTGACTATAACTTTCTACGAAGTCAGGGCCTTTCTAGCTTAATCACTGCTTAACTGTGCCTTTGCTGTTCATATCTCAGGTGTaaagcaggggaggaggaggtgaagaagtgCACCCCCTTTTCCAACACGGTGTGTAAGAAACGGGACCTGTCCCCCACCCCAAATTCCCCAGCCGTCCCGACACCAGCCTCTAGTTCTCCGAAGGCCATAGGTAACTTTGTGATCCATTCCATTTCATCTGTTTTACGCAGTAATGCTTGTCATTGAAAGTTGTTGTGACttaattttatttcttgaaTGATTTGTGTtaattttttctttctcttttacagTTATTCCTATTGTCATCATACTGGTCATCTTGATCTTGATTATCGGATTGAGTGTGTGGTGGTTTATAATCAAGCAGCATTCATGTGAAAGACCATGTGAGTTGACACCATGTACATTTGCGGTGTATTTGatcaacaaatcaacaaatgTTCTGTAACAAATTTCCTAATGCTATTCATCTACTGTTGCACAGGTTCAAAGCGCGACTGTGATTCCAGTGAAATCGTGAAGATTCCTATTGTGAGTTATTGGTTTTTTTCACTTGTGCCTTTTGAAGACTTTAGTTATAATTGCCTTCGCCATGTATACTTTGAATTCTTCTTTTGAAGTAACGTATGACCCGTGCTGTACAATATGTCACACTTTTTCATCTTCCTCCCATCTTCTCATCAGGATGAGAGCGGACCCACACcggaggagagacagaacaaTCAGAATGCCGGTCTGGAGGGGGAAGAGTCCCGCCCGGAGTCGCGTCCCCTGCTGCAGGAGACCCAGCCTGGGATGAGCAAGGCTTCCCCTCCCCTAGAGGATGAGGACCGGGGACTGGGGGACAGTTTGCCCAACACCACCAGCTCGTCCCAAACTAGCCTGTCAGCCCTGCCCACGGCAGCGTCGTCTGGCAGCTCGCCACACCAGAGCCCTGCCGCCCAGAGACTGCTGCCTACAGCCGTGGTGAGAGGAACTGGcgggagggaagaggagtgtccaagcgggagggagggagataaaaACCACCTGAAAGAGAGTccggaaaaaagagagatagtgagacatgtatgtgtgtgtttgcacgtatACACATGCTCTTTCTGTGTTATTGTGATGTTTCATTCTGAATTTAGCGAatcacctgtctcacctccccttaagattttttaacattgtttttgtGATTTCTCTCATGTTACAGGATGATCCGCTGCAGCGCCGATTAGTCCCACTACTAGGTAAGATTCTTGGAAAGCGAGGGGGGAAATTTTCATACGAGAGACATTTTGACTCATTTcctctttgcacattttaatgGAGCCATTTTGCATGTGCTGCTCGCGCTGCCCTAAAAGACAGCTGCGGATGCAAAACGGCATGGTTTAATGCAGTTCATGTCAGTCCACAGTGAAACAAACAGTATCTCCAcaagatctctctctccatattatCTGGTTGATAGATTGATCTCATGACAATCAGGCCATCTCAAATCCTTCAGGGGATACGCTGATTTTCTTCATGCTTGTGCTAAATTGAAGAGGATATGGCTTAGTAGATTTGTTTAAACCTcaacttaaaatgtttttattcatccCTCTAAAGAAAATTTGGTGTATTTGTGTAATGTACTgatttttcttatattttaatTGTGTTGTGTCTGTATCCATGTGTTAATTACTTTATGAGTTAATCTTCAAGCACTTAAACTTAGCTGCATTTGGTATTAACAATCTATTGTAGTTCCATTGTAAGGGATACAAATGgagaaaatgacaagaaaaacatcTAGTCAAAACATCCAGAGTTTCTGTGTATAAGCAGCAAAACTGTTAATAATCTAAAATATCTGACTCTGTTTACGTTTTTCAAGGATCAGAAAAATCCCTGAGGAAGAGCTTCGATTTGTTTGACGAGTACCTGGACGTACGGATCCATAACAAGTTCTTCAGAATGATTGGAGTCAGTGACAACCACATTCGAATTGCAGAGAGCGCCCCCTCTACTGACAAGGTGTATGAACTGCTGAAGAACTGGATGCAGAGGGAGGGGCTGAAGGCTGACATCAACAATCTGCTGGAGGCTTTGCTAAGCATGGACCAGCGGCGCTCGGCAGAGAGCATCGCCTCTGCAGCCCTCCAGAAAGGCTACTACAAGCACGCAGACACCCCCTGAAAGCCCGAGCGTTGGGGAGtgcaaatgaagtgaaaaagaaagTACTTATTACAAGGACGACTAAAGCACATAGGCACTGTTGGTTGACATTGTCTCTCAAGAACAGGCTTACCTCTTATTGGCTGATTAGCCATGCATTCGAAAGCCAGtagttttgaaaagaaaatgacacaaaaaggGGAAGGATGAGTCATATTGATCATTGCTCTAAAGATGTTGACTACTCGCAATATAGTGAGGTgtaataatggaaaaaaaaacaaaagcttttGTGGTCAAAGTTAACAACATTGCCACCAAAGACGGCCATGAAAGTATTTttcaaaaatctaaattaaTGAGTAGAATAACATGAAGGTGTCAACTTCCACAGGCAGACATGGCTGTATTCTTTAGGCTTTAATAAAGCGATATACGGCCATATAAGCTTAGAAATCTCTTGGCTTGTGTGTCGCTCGCCTGGTCCCAAGCCCAGATCTTTGAGCGAAGGGCATATGCCAGCCAAAACACTACCTTGAGACAAGGATATACACTGGTTTGTAGGAGTGGCATTAGCTATGTCACTGATACTGTGCCTACTTGATGCACTGACCTCTGGCACATGTAGGATTTAGAGCTACAGTTATGCTATACTTGTTATGTAGATTTAGGCTCCTCTGAAACTACATGGAATAGGCCATAAGCAGCATCCTGTCGGACAAGGATAGGAGAGTATGGACCATTTTAATGACTGATGAAGGGTTAAGGTGCAGGCTTACTAATGATGAATATTACCTCCTTGCCACCATTCATACATCTGAATTTATTTAGATCTTTCTCACAATATCATGATTTTCACAGAACTTTATCCATAGTGATACAAGAGTGTCATAGATTGTGTACAACAAGCCACATTGCAGAGAAACTGAATGCTTTCAGTCGTTTTCCTCGTCCGGTCTTTTATATGTTCAGTGTTAATAACTCACACAAAACATTGTAGAAGGAATTTCACAAGCTGTTTCTTTTGGAACAGCTGCTAATGGGTTAGTAAAGTGTTTCCATAACGTTTCCTTGCAACGCAGAGAGGTTCAAAggtcattttatttattgacatatttattttaatgaatgaTAATTATCTGTCATTATTTATATCATTGCCAATACAACCCTGGAAAACAAAGCAGCgcagattgtttttttgtgttgtgattGCATTTAGCTGCAGGGCAAAATGACTGAGATCAGATTGAAAGGTGCGGTTGAAACTTGTAGTGTTTTGTTAAACCGTGTTCCTGCTTGCTGCACGATGTCCAGCGCAGCACTTCAGTCCACACTGTCGATGTGTAACATGTTACGTGCGCCATTTCCTCACAGCCGAGTATCAGGAGCGTCCACTGTGACCACGAACACCGCAGTGTTGCAGCTCCTGCGATGCTGAACTGTGTCGGCTCATGTTGGAGTTGTGGTGACACCTATCTTAGAAAAAGAGAACTGGCCTGTTGAGTCCGACTGTTGCAGTTAACCGACTGACTTAATAGTCCCTTGATACATGTCAGCAGTGACGTGGAAAGCAGGTACGGATTGTTTTCTCTTGGTTAGGCTCAGACAAGATGAAGGAAACCTTTTCTGGATAAAGAAAGTTCGGTTTTATTTCCACGATACTGTCCTTTGTACATACATTTCCAGAGAGCATACATGCCTTacaaattatatatatgtatatgcagCTCTATTAACAAACCAGGATAAATATAGTGAGGTATGAAGATATTGCGTACAACAGACCACAGTGGTTGGTGATGTTGTGATTGTAGACATATTAAACTAGATTTTGCCCATGTTTTCTGCAGTGAAGTGACTACACTTTTATGTATAGAGGAAAGAATTCTATTTTATAGCCAAAGAGCGAGGCTACAGTGCTGGCACTGCCATCTATTGatagacaatgaaaaaacagccTGCATCAATTTCTAGGGACCCTGTTTTCTCCCCTCACTTATATTTTCCCTCAACTTTTTAACACATTGTTTTCTGACCTAATAGTCTATTTACTTTTGATATTGCTCATGGCCTTTTCTGCATGAAGTGATAGAAGCATACAGCAATGAATTGCCCTCTATGCATATGTTTTGTTTACTCTATGGCAGTTGATGTGAGTGTatgcgtctttttttttttttatcatttctgtgtttttacctTTTACATATTTCAATGCAAGTCCCAAGCTGttcaagtttttttgttttgttttgttttatccaaTAGCTTTATGACTGTTCATGTAAAAATGTCCTGTTCAACTTTATTTAAGCCATTTCCCCCTTAGTTATTGTTTGCTTGTCATGGATTTCAGATGCAAATGATGCAAATACAGCGAAGCCATGTATTTGTTTATGTcagtttcaaataaatgttttttactGATATTGCATCTTTGAATTATATACAAAACTGatgttttgcatatttgttTATACTAGAGCATAAATCACTTCTAAAACACCAGAGACATGCAGGTCAACCATTTATATGACATCATTTGATTTAAACCGTTTCCAAGCCAGAGAGCCAGTGTCATCGTTAAATATCCTCTGACAAGTGGAACTACTAGTGGAATGCAACAGTCTAAGTCCTCAGACTTCACAATCTTGGAGTCAAGAGAATAATTTATGGCCAGAGAGCTATGGGGCAttataaatgtaatatttactTTTCTACAGACAAGAACCACATGAATCCAAATGAATAACTTAAGCAATTAAAGGAATGTTACACTTTAAAAGTCCTGTTTAACGTGGGTTGATGTTAATGATTATGAAAGGGGATGTAGTGGTGCATAAACTCAGTTTAGCAAAAGTCATGGCTCATTAATAGTCAAGTAAGATGGGTGTTAATGATTAGCAACAGGGATAGAGTTTTCAAAGAAATCGGTGCTATATTGAAATCTGCTGGTTTTATTTCTAATCTTGGTTGTTTGCCTTGTAACCAACAACTGGAGTTTACAGTTCACCCACCATTTTATTTACCACCATATCACTAATGAGTCACTTGTCCTGTATGGAGTCCTCCGTCATTCCACTGGATGCTAAAGGGGAATGTGGTTCCATGAAATACTCGTCTCCCACATGCTAAACTCTGCAGAGGACGAGAGCGCTTGAGTTCAACAATGACATCATCTCTGCAAACAAGCCGTAAGAGAAATGAGAAGAACACAACAGGTAATCACAGACAAGAGAGTGCCTGTGTGTCATCTCTTGTATGGAAAATTATTACACTCCATCATTGATTTTTATAATACACTGATGGATCAGatcatgtttttgaaaaaaaaaggtaatatgTCTTTGAACACTACAAATATAGTAATAAAGAGGTGAGGTGGTGGTCAACTTTTTGACCTTGAATACTGTGGCATTAGttgaaataaataacatttaacCAGATATTTATACTATACACTATATGACATTGAGGCAGTTTTAATTGAAATTGGCACTAAAGGAAATATCTCATTGTACGAAACGACTTTCAACAATGGGAAGTAAACCATATTCTTTCTGTTGAAATATTAAATTACAAAGTATCAGCAAGTATAAGCATGTAGCAACAAAAGAGCAAAAAGGCAGCCCAGAACATCCTGGTCTTCAGCCCATCTATCCGTTTGCcacatctgaaaaaaacaaacccgaATGTAAACACCCCACACGTCTGGTATTGTCCCAGACAGAACACATTTGCATCAATTAAGCGATGTAATTATTCCTACTGACTAGAAACAGATGGTTGATTTTGATGAGGAATTCACTCAGTTGTGTAATCCTTGAACCAATATAACTGACATGGTTCAAAGAGCTGCATATTTAGAGGGTTTAAATGAATGCCAACACAACACTGTTAATGTGTTTGGATAGAATTACAACAGAACCTCCGGGTTGTCAAGTGTGTTGCATTCCTTCTATACTACTATAATGTCTTGGGTGCAGTCACACTTGTGTTTCTTCCTATAAGAATAtgctttcttgtctttctttacagtactagtagtaatgcTAGTTCTATTTGAGCTTGGCGTTGCAATGTTGCTTTTTTTCAGGAGCCAAGtgatttgcaataggaaatttaTTCAGTGCCAGCCATGGTGCACCTGCTGTTATGTCAGGGGTCGGTAACACTGTGTACAAGGGTGCTCTTGGTCTTATTAGGCCATTATGAATTACATTATGCATAAAATATGATATACATTCACTTacaatattgatattaataCACTAACAGAGATGTAGTTGAAGTGACTGTACAAGTAACACAGTTGCCCTGAATTTtacttaacctttatttaaccaggaaaagcctcattgagattaaaaatctaacacgttacagacagacaacatgTAACAATTACAGACAATAAAAGTTACAAATCACAAGAGTGAATATAAGAAGTCACACTCTGAGGCAACAATAACAACTAAAAATAGGCAAGTCAACACTGAGTCCAGGAGCACACAGGGGGAAATAGACTAGCTAATTAAAACATCGACAACCTGATGTGCCTGCCTCCAGTTCCTTCAACACAGCTTTAAAAGCACCCAGTGAAACCAGCTCCCAGagctttaaatcattttgtagCAAATTCCAAGCCGAGGGAGCAGCAGACGTAAAAGCCCTTTTCCCCAGTTCAGTGCGGGCTTTGGGGACCGATAGCAAGAACAAGTCCTGGGAACGTAGACAGTAACTTCCAGCACTTTTCTGGAGGATATGTGCATAATATAAGTGCATAAGTAAGATGGAAGCAAACTAAGAATTGCCTTATAGATAAAGACATACCAGTGATTAAGTCTACAGGTGGACAATGCAGGCCAACCTAACCGATCGTACAGGGAGCAATGGTGAGTAAGAGCTTTAGAATTCGTAATGAGCCGCATATGAACCAGTATGTGTCTTGGCCAATGAGCGCAATGGGACAGTGTCTTGCTGCACCCCCTTCTGCACATCCCTCTATTACACATAATACAGAAACTTGAGCAAAGATGTTTTCTATGTTCCCTGTTTGCTTACCCATTAATTAATTCGTTTGtgatttctgtctctgtttgttgtGATCTCATGATGATATGCATGTTTTAACATATGACATATAACTTATAGACTCAACTCAGAGGAAGACATGgctgcaaaaataaaataaaaaattaaattaagtgCATTTCAGTTACTGCCCTACAGGTGGCGCTATTGCCTCCCTAGCTTTATCTAAAACGGcactataaatatatataaaaacacctCATTCTGCCTGCATCAGTGTTTTGTATCGGTGCCTCCTCCATTAACAGTATGAAACAGTCTCATCCCTGACAGAGCGTATTTAGTGTCTGCTTTTCAGGTTCTGTGCTGGGCAGGGAGGATGAGATCTGAGGCCTTGTAGATTTCACCAGCCTGAAGTCAGAGAAATATGCTTTAAAACTACACAGCATGGCCAGTGCTTTGAAAACAGACTGTAGTctttgaaattttttttttaatataaaatcGTCTGAAAGGGTGATCTAGGCTTCTCTTCATGTTAAGCAATGCTAAACAGATTCTGTCTGgatctttcattctttctctgtaGTTAATTTTGTAACTTTTGTATCTGTCAGCATGGCTTTGATAGTGCCTAATGGTTTGAAGTAAAAATGACTGACCTTATTTAAGTAAGACGGTGGATATAACAGAAGATTTTCATGAGAAGCCtcattaatgttttgtttttttcttcactgtaaTCTATTTATTCACTGTTATCATTACTCCTTTTCTTGCTATCtagtctactttctctcttgtGGACATAGACACTGCTAAGAGGATTAAATATGTGTCTCCTTAGGATAAAAATTATTTCGAACTTTTTTCAGTATcccattaaaataataaaaatgctcATTTTCATCATGAGGAAAGTTGTCTTGGTGGTCTCTGATAGATATGTgctctttctcctgctgtttcACCCGATCTAGGTCATTTACTctatgtgatgtcactgtgtctGGAGATGTTGAACTGTTAAGTCCATCCTTCCTCGACGCTGTATCTCGAAATGCAGCCATACGTTCCCCCGAAGAAATCGGCATCGATCCCACTCCTGCTCTCGATCCAAATCTCTCCATACAGTGTGCCCACCCAGCCTCAGTGCGATGTACTAAACCTCTGCACTGTGGCAAGACTGAGGCAGTCACATCTGCTGCAACTGTAGGCTGTGGAGGAAAACCTTCATCAGTACATTCGTTTAGGATATGAGTAAGAGCCATGAAACCAGGCTCATTTCACTTTACCGTGAAACATCAGTTTGATCaaaatgcatgtttttattCAGCCCCCCCTATTATGTAATACGCAATTTTAAAGCTATaatttctgaaaaataaaaagaatatcTCCCACcacgtgtgtgtttttccatgttaGGTCAGATATGTGAACTAGATTTTGgttcaatgtttttgttttctgcttttAGTTTTTCTGCTTAACTTTCaaatttttcttcttctttcaaatGTAATCTATCTCTTGTGGGGAAATTCATGTCCATACTTTTCAGTTTCATCTCTATATTCCCTCTCTAAGGTTGGGGAAACATACTTTTGATATATATCCCTTTCATCGGTGCATTTTGTGTAACACATTTCTGCGTATTAGCCCATAATTTCCACTGTTGAAACTATCTAACTTCCTTTCCTACCTCGTAAAATCTATCTTACTTTGACAAGGATTCCAATGAGGTAGAGAACTGCAGCTTTACTTACTTTTGGAGGACTTTCTGTTGCCTGTTTGTGCACCAAGGCTTCTGAAAGTGGAAATGACTTCACACTTGtagctgtatttttattttctgcttcTCTTACTTCAGTTTGTGGCCTTTTTGTTGCAGCTGGGAGCGCATGTGATCTTTCTGTGCTTTCAGGATGCTTGGTTGTGTCTGTTTGGATATCTTCAGGTTCCTTTATCTTCGGGGTTGCAGGTGGGATTTCGCTGACACTCGCAGTTTGTTTATTCTCcgttttacattttgtaaatacGGGTTCACTAGTAGGTAAAAGTTCAGTGCCTGTACAATCAGATGCTGTACTTGGTGGCCCAACTCCATTCTCTGTATAGTCTGTATCGAAGACTTCTGTACTAGATCTTGTATTATCACGTTTTGTCTCCGTGTTTACTGTAGTTGTCTCTGTTTCATTTATTGCGCTTGAGGTAGGTGAAGATATGACTGATTCTTCTGTTGGCGTATTTTCCTCTTGTTTATTATTATCTAAACACATATTTTCAGGTAATTCTGTGGCTTGACCAGTACAATCTATACCCACagctgtggtggtggtgggaaaTTGCTTGTCTAAAATATCTGTCTCTATTGTCTCTGTAGGTTCTGTGTAGGGCATAATTTCGCCTAGAATAACTTctatctcctctgtctctgggCTTGGTGTAGTTGAGTAAAATTCATCCAAGCTATCACCTGGTATATTCAAGTTTTCCTCAGCATATGCAGATGTTGTTTTAGCTATGACCTCTGCTGGTATTACTTCAATTTCCTCACTTGTGTCCATTCTGAGGAGTTCTATCGGAAATGAACTTTCATCCAAGTACTCGTCCAAGGGCGTGATGGCATCAGCTTctggttttgtttgtgtctcCATCTC
Encoded proteins:
- the tnfrsfa gene encoding tumor necrosis factor receptor superfamily, member a isoform X2, with protein sequence MNFDPVVGKLHVLLALLSVGLVVGAAELSPASQWSSDDYRNQTLPRHRTCVENEQYFNQGLCCLNCQAGTFVQKACERDLELGSCVSCDDGQTYTEHSNGMNRCLPCTHCRTDEIVTVSCTSTTDTKCQCRPGTFCVPDQACEVCKRCAKCKAGEEEVKKCTPFSNTVCKKRDLSPTPNSPAVPTPASSSPKAIVIPIVIILVILILIIGLSVWWFIIKQHSCERPCSKRDCDSSEIVKIPIDESGPTPEERQNNQNAGLEGEESRPESRPLLQETQPGMSKASPPLEDEDRGLGDSLPNTTSSSQTSLSALPTAASSGSSPHQSPAAQRLLPTAVDDPLQRRLVPLLGSEKSLRKSFDLFDEYLDVRIHNKFFRMIGVSDNHIRIAESAPSTDKVYELLKNWMQREGLKADINNLLEALLSMDQRRSAESIASAALQKGYYKHADTP
- the tnfrsfa gene encoding tumor necrosis factor receptor superfamily, member a isoform X1, yielding MNFDPVVGKLHVLLALLSVGLVVGAAELSPASQWSSDDYRNQTLPRHRTCVENEQYFNQGLCCLNCQAGTFVQKACERDLELGSCVSCDDGQTYTEHSNGMNRCLPCTHCRTDEIVTVSCTSTTDTKCQCRPGTFCVPDQACEVCKRCAKCKAGEEEVKKCTPFSNTVCKKRDLSPTPNSPAVPTPASSSPKAIVIPIVIILVILILIIGLSVWWFIIKQHSCERPCSKRDCDSSEIVKIPIDESGPTPEERQNNQNAGLEGEESRPESRPLLQETQPGMSKASPPLEDEDRGLGDSLPNTTSSSQTSLSALPTAASSGSSPHQSPAAQRLLPTAVVRGTGGREEECPSGREGDKNHLKESPEKREIVRHDDPLQRRLVPLLGSEKSLRKSFDLFDEYLDVRIHNKFFRMIGVSDNHIRIAESAPSTDKVYELLKNWMQREGLKADINNLLEALLSMDQRRSAESIASAALQKGYYKHADTP